The proteins below come from a single Oncorhynchus keta strain PuntledgeMale-10-30-2019 chromosome 1, Oket_V2, whole genome shotgun sequence genomic window:
- the LOC118393686 gene encoding UPF0690 protein C1orf52 homolog isoform X1, translating to MADKKKPDSFHYFMSYDDLSDSSDSNSSDSDEAGQKKSRGKGVTDATGSGSKSPQHGTKRAASGAPLPKPDELFKSVSKPSFLYNPLNKQIDWESRAVKAPEEPAKEFKVWKTNAVPPQTYAAEAEKPKKGAPPGMDMAIKWSNIYEDNGEDAPQPHTGNAVFLPTEEQPSDSDEDGDKASAKKRRVESFQQKEKRKRDLGQATSDKSFVEEEKRILRQNAD from the exons ATGGCTGATAAGAAGAAACCGGACTCTTTCCATTACTTCATGAGTTACGATGATTTGAGTGACAGTAGCGATAGTAACAGCAGCGATTCTGATGAAGCGGGCCAGAAGAAATCAAGGGGGAAGGGGGTGACCGATGCTACTGGAAGCGGTAGCAAATCCCCCCAACACGGGACCAAGCGGGCTGCCAGTGGAGCTCCTCTACCTAAACCCGACGAGCTCTTCAAATCGGTCTCTAAGCCGTCCTTTCTGTACAACCCGCTGAATAAACAGATCGATTGGGAGAGCCGCGCCGTGAAAGCTCCAGAAGAG CCTGCAAAGGAGTTCAAGGTGTGGAAGACTAACGCGGTGCCCCCTCAGACCTACGCCGCGGAAGCGGAGAAGCCCAAGAAGGGAGCTCCCCCAGGGATGGACATGGCCATAAAGTGGTCCAACATCTATGAAGATAACGGAGAAGACGCTCCGCAGCCTCATACCGGCAATGCTGTCTTCCTGCCCACAGAGGAACAGCCATCAGATTCCG ACGAGGACGGAGACAAGGCCTCTGCGAAGAAGCGTAGGGTGGAGAGCTTCCAGCAGAAGGAGAAAAGGAAGAGGGATCTGGGCCAGGCCACATCTGACAAGAGTTTcgtagaggaagagaagaggatcCTCAGGCAGAATGCGGATTGA
- the LOC118393686 gene encoding UPF0690 protein C1orf52 homolog isoform X2 — MADKKKPDSFHYFMSYDDLSDSSDSNSSDSDEAGQKKSRGKGVTDATGSGSKSPQHGTKRAASGAPLPKPDELFKSVSKPSFLYNPLNKQIDWESRAVKAPEEPAKEFKVWKTNAVPPQTYAAEAEKPKKGAPPGMDMAIKWSNIYEDNGEDAPQPHTGNAVFLPTEEQPSDSGREKSVTRVTDHILPA; from the exons ATGGCTGATAAGAAGAAACCGGACTCTTTCCATTACTTCATGAGTTACGATGATTTGAGTGACAGTAGCGATAGTAACAGCAGCGATTCTGATGAAGCGGGCCAGAAGAAATCAAGGGGGAAGGGGGTGACCGATGCTACTGGAAGCGGTAGCAAATCCCCCCAACACGGGACCAAGCGGGCTGCCAGTGGAGCTCCTCTACCTAAACCCGACGAGCTCTTCAAATCGGTCTCTAAGCCGTCCTTTCTGTACAACCCGCTGAATAAACAGATCGATTGGGAGAGCCGCGCCGTGAAAGCTCCAGAAGAG CCTGCAAAGGAGTTCAAGGTGTGGAAGACTAACGCGGTGCCCCCTCAGACCTACGCCGCGGAAGCGGAGAAGCCCAAGAAGGGAGCTCCCCCAGGGATGGACATGGCCATAAAGTGGTCCAACATCTATGAAGATAACGGAGAAGACGCTCCGCAGCCTCATACCGGCAATGCTGTCTTCCTGCCCACAGAGGAACAGCCATCAGATTCCGGTAGGGAGAAAAGTGTTACCCGTGTGACTGACCACATTCTGCCTGCTTAG